In Shouchella patagoniensis, the following are encoded in one genomic region:
- a CDS encoding RapH N-terminal domain-containing protein yields MNSTLSSEEVGAKIVEWYSCIMASSYEEATIIKDEVKQMINNMEKSDKILAYYSLVEYRHENMFHGNNRNSTLVAPSQFIESGSDHYLKFLYYCVSGQNEFNKERYRSAVKMFRKAERLLEYVKDDVEEAEFFMYTGFAFYRINQYLFSMSYLEQAETIFNRLNYDKKVLNCKQVLGAIYSELRQFSNAEIYLKEVVDESTYPLISGLALRALGLSKFAQSDYVTAVDYYSSVTSEWEIASCDCSRV; encoded by the coding sequence ATGAACAGTACACTATCGTCAGAGGAAGTCGGCGCTAAAATTGTTGAATGGTACAGTTGTATTATGGCAAGCTCATACGAAGAAGCTACCATTATTAAAGATGAAGTAAAGCAAATGATTAACAATATGGAAAAAAGCGATAAAATATTAGCATACTACTCACTAGTTGAATATCGACATGAAAATATGTTTCATGGAAATAATCGAAACTCTACTCTTGTTGCGCCATCTCAATTCATTGAGTCTGGATCAGATCATTACTTAAAGTTTCTTTATTACTGTGTAAGCGGACAAAATGAGTTTAATAAAGAGAGATATAGAAGTGCTGTAAAAATGTTCAGAAAGGCAGAGCGGTTACTTGAATATGTTAAAGATGATGTGGAAGAGGCAGAGTTTTTTATGTACACCGGTTTTGCTTTTTATCGTATCAACCAATATTTGTTCTCAATGTCTTATCTAGAGCAAGCTGAAACCATTTTTAATCGCTTGAATTATGATAAGAAAGTATTGAACTGTAAGCAAGTATTGGGAGCCATTTACTCTGAATTACGCCAATTTTCCAATGCAGAAATATATCTGAAGGAAGTTGTAGATGAAAGTACCTATCCACTTATTTCTGGACTCGCACTAAGAGCTTTAGGTCTAAGTAAGTTTGCGCAATCTGATTATGTAACGGCTGTAGATTATTATAGTTCAGTTACATCAGAGTGGGAAATCGCGAGCTGCGATTGCTCGAGAGTATGA
- a CDS encoding peptidylprolyl isomerase, translated as MKKGSIEFENGEKLVIEFYDDAAPGHVENFETLANKGFYNGLTFHRVIPGFVAQGGCPSGNGTGGPGYTIKCETEGNPHKHVAGTLSMAHAGKDTGGSQFFIVHEPQPHLDGVHTVFGQVVEGLDSIYRIKQGDVMQEVKVWEE; from the coding sequence ATGAAAAAAGGAAGCATTGAATTCGAAAACGGCGAAAAATTGGTTATTGAATTTTACGATGACGCGGCTCCGGGCCATGTAGAAAATTTTGAAACACTTGCAAACAAAGGTTTTTATAACGGATTAACATTTCATCGCGTTATTCCAGGCTTTGTTGCACAAGGCGGCTGTCCAAGTGGAAATGGCACTGGCGGTCCTGGTTACACAATCAAATGTGAAACAGAAGGAAATCCACATAAACATGTAGCTGGTACGCTTTCAATGGCACACGCTGGAAAAGATACAGGTGGTAGCCAGTTCTTTATCGTCCATGAGCCACAACCACATTTGGACGGGGTTCACACAGTATTTGGTCAAGTTGTTGAAGGCCTAGACAGCATTTATCGCATTAAGCAAGGTGATGTGATGCAAGAAGTAAAGGTTTGGGAAGAGTAA
- the lysA gene encoding diaminopimelate decarboxylase translates to MYEHGTMKINAAGHIEIGGVDTVKLAHQYGTPLFVYDTALIKERAKAFKSAFEEEHVAFQVAYASKAFSCIAMYQLAKSLDLSIDVVSGGELYTALKAGVEPEKIHFHGNNKSIEELTMAIDAKIGCIVADNFYELELLQQIASKHGTVVQILLRLTPGVEAHTHEFISTGQEDSKFGFDLASGQATEAVRIALDSKQLKLLGVHSHIGSQIFETDGFVLAIEKVFDQLKPWRETLGFVPEVLNFGGGFGIRYIEGDTPLAPNVYVKEIIKETKKHVQALGWEMPEIWIEPGRSLVGDAGTTLYSIGSTKDIPNVRRYLSVDGGMSDNIRPALYDAKYEGALANRATDPIEDQFAIAGKCCESGDMLIWDLPLPQVKPGDLLAMFCTGAYGYSMANNYNRIPRPAVVFVEDGSSQLIIKRETYQDLINLDQPYKMQEVVSFEN, encoded by the coding sequence GTGTATGAACATGGAACAATGAAGATTAATGCTGCTGGACATATAGAGATAGGCGGTGTTGATACGGTAAAACTAGCACATCAATACGGTACACCATTATTTGTTTATGATACGGCACTCATTAAAGAACGTGCAAAAGCGTTTAAATCTGCATTTGAAGAAGAACATGTTGCTTTTCAAGTGGCTTACGCGAGTAAAGCCTTTAGCTGTATCGCAATGTATCAACTAGCAAAGTCACTTGATTTAAGCATTGATGTTGTTTCCGGTGGTGAACTATATACGGCCTTAAAGGCAGGGGTTGAGCCAGAAAAAATTCACTTCCACGGCAATAACAAAAGTATAGAAGAATTAACGATGGCGATCGATGCAAAAATTGGGTGTATTGTGGCAGATAATTTTTATGAGTTGGAACTTCTCCAACAAATAGCCAGTAAACACGGAACAGTAGTACAGATACTGTTGCGTCTTACTCCAGGAGTAGAAGCTCATACACATGAATTTATCTCTACTGGCCAGGAAGATTCAAAATTTGGGTTTGATTTGGCAAGTGGACAAGCAACTGAAGCGGTGCGTATTGCATTAGATAGCAAGCAATTAAAGTTATTAGGCGTTCATAGTCATATTGGGTCACAAATTTTTGAAACAGACGGATTTGTGTTAGCAATCGAAAAAGTGTTTGATCAGCTTAAACCATGGCGAGAAACACTTGGGTTTGTGCCAGAAGTACTTAATTTTGGTGGAGGTTTCGGCATTCGCTATATTGAAGGAGATACGCCACTTGCTCCGAATGTGTATGTGAAAGAGATTATAAAAGAAACGAAAAAACATGTTCAAGCGCTAGGATGGGAAATGCCAGAAATCTGGATAGAACCAGGTCGTTCTCTTGTTGGAGATGCGGGCACAACACTTTATAGTATTGGTTCAACAAAAGATATTCCAAATGTCCGCCGCTATCTATCTGTAGATGGAGGAATGAGTGATAATATACGTCCAGCACTTTATGATGCGAAATATGAAGGGGCGCTTGCAAATCGAGCAACGGATCCTATAGAAGATCAGTTTGCTATTGCAGGAAAATGTTGTGAAAGTGGAGATATGCTTATATGGGATTTGCCCTTGCCACAGGTGAAGCCAGGAGACCTATTAGCAATGTTCTGTACAGGGGCTTATGGCTATTCAATGGCAAATAATTACAACCGTATTCCACGACCTGCTGTGGTGTTTGTTGAAGACGGTTCTTCACAATTAATTATAAAAAGAGAAACGTATCAAGACTTAATAAACCTTGACCAGCCTTATAAGATGCAGGAAGTAGTCTCATTTGAGAATTAA
- a CDS encoding spore germination protein has protein sequence MKDPSKTKTFSKSFSENEAILYERLGLDKSFDVGVRKLNIFNKDVGIYYLTGLVDNLYIIEILRELMETESRLRRAEDPYLAVKNHLAHIQVEETDSMDHAITQVLSGLIFVLVDGEAKVLIADVRSYPGRGPEEPDTERVVRGARDGYTENIIFNTGLTRRRIRDERLRQEIMQVGVRSKTDVCVCYIEGIADPELVDIIKKELKAIEIDGLTMADKVVEEYIVKQGMNPYPLVRYTERPDVAATHIFEGHIVIIIDTSPSVVITPTTLFHHIQHAEEYRQAAAVGTFLRWMRFVGIIFSLLIVPFWLLLATHQELLPPALDFVGVNENKNIPIALQIIFAEAGIELLRMAAIHTPSPLATALGLVAALLIGDMAIEVGYFTAEVILYVALGAIGMFATPSYELGVALRITRYGLILAVAFFGPIGFVLSLFLLFMSLVQLKPLDKPYLWPFLPFDPPALYQIMVRTTVPSVRWRPSIVHPVDKIKQVPKKE, from the coding sequence TTGAAAGATCCTTCGAAAACGAAGACATTTAGTAAAAGTTTTAGTGAGAATGAAGCGATCCTCTACGAGCGCCTCGGTCTAGATAAATCATTTGACGTGGGAGTACGGAAGCTCAACATCTTTAATAAAGATGTCGGTATTTATTACTTAACTGGGTTAGTAGATAATTTATATATCATTGAGATTTTGCGTGAATTAATGGAAACAGAAAGCCGTCTAAGGCGTGCTGAAGATCCATATCTCGCTGTTAAAAATCACTTAGCACATATCCAAGTTGAAGAAACAGATTCAATGGATCATGCGATAACACAAGTCCTATCTGGATTAATTTTTGTTCTTGTAGATGGAGAAGCAAAAGTACTGATTGCAGACGTCCGTTCTTATCCTGGGAGAGGTCCGGAAGAGCCTGATACCGAACGAGTTGTGCGTGGAGCAAGAGATGGGTATACAGAAAATATCATCTTTAATACAGGTTTGACGAGGCGGAGAATTAGGGATGAACGATTACGTCAAGAGATCATGCAAGTTGGTGTTCGTTCAAAAACGGATGTATGTGTCTGTTATATTGAAGGCATCGCGGACCCAGAATTAGTCGACATTATTAAAAAGGAACTGAAAGCCATTGAGATTGATGGTTTAACAATGGCGGATAAGGTTGTGGAAGAGTATATCGTTAAACAAGGAATGAACCCATACCCCCTTGTACGTTATACAGAGCGCCCCGATGTAGCAGCAACTCATATTTTTGAAGGTCACATTGTGATTATTATCGATACATCTCCTTCTGTCGTTATCACACCAACAACGTTGTTTCATCATATTCAACACGCCGAAGAATACCGGCAAGCAGCAGCAGTAGGAACATTTTTACGTTGGATGCGTTTTGTTGGAATTATCTTTTCGCTATTAATTGTGCCATTTTGGCTGTTGCTTGCTACGCATCAAGAATTACTTCCACCAGCACTTGACTTTGTAGGTGTTAATGAAAATAAAAATATTCCAATTGCTCTTCAGATCATTTTTGCTGAGGCTGGGATAGAGTTATTAAGAATGGCAGCTATTCATACACCTTCCCCGCTTGCAACAGCGCTCGGTTTAGTTGCGGCTTTATTGATTGGTGATATGGCAATTGAGGTAGGTTATTTTACAGCTGAAGTAATCCTCTATGTAGCGCTTGGTGCAATTGGAATGTTTGCAACACCAAGTTACGAATTAGGAGTGGCATTACGGATTACACGGTATGGATTAATTCTAGCGGTGGCCTTCTTTGGTCCAATTGGCTTTGTTCTCTCGCTATTCCTTCTCTTTATGTCACTTGTGCAACTAAAACCCCTTGATAAACCTTATCTCTGGCCATTTTTACCATTCGATCCACCAGCTCTTTATCAAATTATGGTTCGAACGACAGTGCCTAGTGTTAGATGGCGTCCGAGTATTGTTCATCCAGTTGATAAAATAAAGCAAGTTCCGAAGAAGGAATAG
- a CDS encoding stage V sporulation protein AE has protein sequence MRKVIFITDGDLAAKKVLERLAGELNCRVIGASYGNPTTINAEELVRFILVAPDVPILVMFDDCGMRDYGPGENAMRYLANHPEIEVIGAVAVASQTHAKEWTHVDVSIDRFGQRTAYGVDKEGLPDLEIGRINGDTVSVLDQLNLPCVVGVGDIGKMARFDDVKRGAPVTRKALEYILERSGYLERSFENEDI, from the coding sequence ATGCGAAAAGTGATTTTCATAACAGATGGGGACTTAGCGGCTAAGAAAGTACTGGAGCGTTTGGCGGGTGAGCTTAATTGTCGAGTCATTGGGGCATCATATGGAAACCCAACTACAATCAATGCAGAAGAATTAGTTCGTTTTATATTGGTGGCTCCTGATGTGCCGATCCTTGTTATGTTTGATGATTGTGGAATGAGAGACTATGGACCAGGAGAAAATGCAATGCGCTACTTAGCAAACCACCCTGAAATTGAAGTGATTGGCGCGGTTGCAGTAGCATCACAAACCCATGCGAAAGAATGGACACATGTGGATGTATCGATTGATCGATTTGGACAGCGAACGGCTTACGGAGTTGATAAAGAAGGTTTGCCAGATTTAGAAATTGGGCGCATTAACGGTGATACCGTATCGGTACTTGATCAACTTAATCTACCATGTGTTGTAGGAGTCGGTGACATCGGAAAAATGGCTCGGTTTGATGATGTGAAAAGAGGAGCCCCTGTTACTCGGAAAGCACTAGAGTATATTCTGGAAAGGAGCGGTTATCTTGAAAGATCCTTCGAAAACGAAGACATTTAG
- the spoVAE gene encoding stage V sporulation protein AE translates to MEYLWAFLIGGFICLFGQFLLDIVKLPSIYMLVVMVLSGIILDGFGLYERLIAFAGAGATVPLTGLGYSLVHGAMEGGAQGLFFITDGVFEIASTTLVFSILFSVAVALVFKPKGAV, encoded by the coding sequence ATGGAATATTTATGGGCATTTTTAATTGGCGGCTTCATTTGCTTATTTGGACAGTTTTTATTAGATATTGTGAAACTCCCATCCATTTATATGTTAGTCGTAATGGTTTTAAGTGGCATTATTTTGGATGGATTTGGATTGTATGAACGTCTTATTGCCTTTGCGGGTGCAGGTGCAACAGTTCCATTAACGGGTCTTGGATACTCGCTCGTCCACGGTGCTATGGAGGGCGGTGCACAAGGACTATTTTTTATCACCGACGGTGTATTTGAAATCGCTTCTACAACTTTAGTGTTTTCCATTCTTTTTAGTGTTGCGGTTGCCCTTGTTTTCAAACCAAAGGGGGCTGTCTAA
- the spoVAD gene encoding stage V sporulation protein AD — MGFTHRTMVFSKPVYIQSSGTAVGPKEGAGPLKGSFDYVYDDLWCGEKSWELAERALMKTAINQCLKKRHKSIDTIDLFIAGDLNNQTTVSSYVARDLQLPYIGTYSACATSIEALILGSIWINGLLADHVLTAASSHYGVCEKQFRFPTEFAVQKSESAQLTVTGAGSVLLSKKRSQIQVTEATIGRVIDFGLLDANQLGAAMAPAAAETTVAHLSKTNKHVSDYDLILTGDLSKTGSEIYRKLLREHGHYLSKGYEDCGVMIYGTEQKAFAGGSGAGCSASVVFGHVFNQIIAGELNRVLVIATGALLSSITVNQKQSIPAIAHAIAFERRDFS, encoded by the coding sequence ATGGGTTTCACCCATCGCACAATGGTTTTCTCAAAACCCGTTTATATTCAATCAAGTGGAACGGCGGTTGGACCTAAAGAAGGAGCTGGACCGTTAAAAGGTTCGTTTGATTATGTATATGACGATTTATGGTGTGGAGAGAAAAGTTGGGAATTAGCAGAACGGGCATTAATGAAGACGGCTATAAATCAATGTTTAAAGAAAAGGCATAAATCAATTGACACAATTGATTTATTTATTGCCGGTGATTTAAATAACCAAACAACTGTTTCAAGTTATGTAGCTAGAGATTTGCAATTGCCATACATAGGAACGTATTCCGCTTGCGCAACTTCGATAGAAGCATTAATTCTAGGAAGCATTTGGATTAACGGTCTTTTAGCAGATCACGTATTAACTGCTGCAAGTAGCCATTATGGCGTGTGCGAGAAGCAGTTTCGTTTTCCAACTGAATTTGCAGTCCAAAAAAGTGAAAGTGCCCAATTGACTGTCACAGGCGCGGGGTCAGTACTATTGAGCAAGAAGAGGTCTCAAATTCAAGTTACTGAAGCAACAATTGGTAGGGTAATTGATTTCGGGTTATTAGATGCAAATCAATTAGGTGCGGCAATGGCTCCCGCCGCTGCAGAAACAACAGTTGCTCATTTGAGTAAAACAAATAAACATGTTTCAGATTATGACCTTATTTTAACTGGCGATTTGTCGAAAACAGGGAGTGAAATTTATCGCAAATTATTAAGAGAGCATGGTCATTATTTAAGTAAGGGATATGAAGATTGTGGAGTCATGATTTATGGAACGGAGCAAAAAGCTTTCGCAGGTGGGAGTGGAGCTGGTTGCTCAGCTTCAGTTGTTTTTGGTCATGTTTTTAACCAAATAATTGCGGGAGAATTAAATCGTGTTTTGGTCATCGCGACTGGTGCACTACTTAGTTCGATTACGGTTAATCAAAAACAATCTATCCCGGCAATTGCACATGCAATAGCATTTGAAAGGCGGGACTTCAGCTAA
- the spoVAC gene encoding stage V sporulation protein AC: MVKEMKPEEYKENILLFQPKKRFIKHGLLAFFSGGAICLIGQIIFNIYHIFFRLTDQTATSYMLVTLIGLTALSTGIGVFKKGAQLFGAGLIVPISGFANAMTSTALEHQSEGLLSGIGVNLFRLVGPILMVGVAAAYIVSFSRLLIQMLLQ, encoded by the coding sequence ATGGTAAAAGAAATGAAGCCAGAGGAATATAAAGAGAATATCTTACTGTTTCAACCTAAGAAGAGATTCATAAAACACGGACTTCTTGCCTTTTTTTCTGGTGGGGCAATCTGTTTAATTGGTCAAATAATTTTTAATATCTATCATATCTTTTTTCGTTTGACGGACCAAACAGCTACGAGCTATATGCTCGTTACCTTAATTGGCTTAACAGCACTATCAACAGGAATAGGCGTGTTTAAAAAAGGGGCACAATTATTTGGTGCTGGTTTAATTGTACCAATTAGTGGTTTCGCTAACGCAATGACTTCGACGGCATTGGAACATCAGTCAGAAGGGTTACTATCTGGAATCGGCGTCAATTTATTCCGTCTTGTCGGACCAATTTTAATGGTAGGCGTAGCAGCAGCATATATCGTTAGTTTTTCGCGGTTACTCATTCAAATGTTGCTTCAATGA
- the sigF gene encoding RNA polymerase sporulation sigma factor SigF — translation MSAEVKKTNKKTLSDNEVKRLIAESQNGDTEARDLIVNKNTRLVWSVVQRFMNRGYEADDLFQIGCIGLIKSVDKFDLSYDVKFSTYAVPMIIGEIQRFLRDDGTVKVSRSIKELSNKIRKSKDELTKELRRTPTVNEIAEHLGVTPEEVVFAGDANRSLSSIHETVYENDGDPITLLDQIADHTQVKWFDKIALKEAIRDLEERERLIVYLRYYKDQTQSEVAERLGISQVQVSRLEKKILEQMKETMSDAP, via the coding sequence ATGAGCGCAGAGGTGAAAAAGACCAATAAAAAAACATTGTCAGATAATGAAGTGAAGCGTTTAATTGCTGAGAGTCAAAACGGTGACACTGAAGCAAGAGATTTAATTGTCAACAAAAATACTCGGCTTGTATGGTCAGTCGTTCAACGTTTTATGAATCGTGGTTATGAAGCTGATGATTTATTTCAAATTGGATGCATTGGGTTAATTAAGTCTGTTGATAAATTTGATTTGTCTTATGATGTGAAGTTTTCAACCTATGCCGTTCCAATGATTATTGGTGAGATCCAACGCTTTCTACGGGATGACGGTACTGTGAAAGTTAGTCGCTCAATTAAAGAATTAAGTAACAAAATTCGCAAATCAAAAGACGAATTAACAAAAGAATTGCGAAGAACACCAACTGTGAATGAGATCGCTGAACATTTAGGTGTGACGCCTGAAGAAGTTGTCTTTGCTGGTGACGCAAATCGGAGTTTGTCTTCTATTCATGAGACGGTGTATGAAAACGATGGTGATCCCATTACATTATTGGATCAAATTGCAGATCATACACAAGTGAAATGGTTTGATAAAATAGCGTTAAAAGAAGCAATTAGGGATTTGGAAGAACGTGAACGTTTAATTGTCTACCTTAGGTATTACAAGGATCAAACCCAATCAGAAGTGGCTGAACGTTTAGGTATTTCTCAAGTGCAAGTGTCGCGGCTTGAGAAAAAAATTCTAGAGCAGATGAAAGAAACGATGTCGGATGCGCCATAA
- the spoIIAB gene encoding anti-sigma F factor, whose protein sequence is MTNKMELSFLAKSENESFARITVGAFLAQLDPTMDELTEIKTVVSEAVTNSIIHGYENDPTGQVYISAQLFENEIELIIRDEGVGIADLDEAKQPLFTSKPELERSGMGFTIMENFCHDMKVVSEPLIGTTVYLKKQLASTKAVCR, encoded by the coding sequence ATGACAAATAAAATGGAACTGTCATTTTTGGCTAAAAGTGAAAACGAATCATTTGCCCGGATTACCGTAGGAGCGTTCTTAGCACAATTGGATCCAACAATGGATGAACTTACAGAAATCAAAACGGTTGTATCTGAAGCAGTGACAAACTCTATCATTCACGGATATGAAAATGATCCAACTGGACAAGTCTATATTTCTGCTCAACTTTTTGAAAATGAAATAGAATTAATTATCCGGGATGAAGGTGTCGGCATAGCGGATTTAGATGAAGCAAAACAACCGTTATTCACCTCGAAACCAGAATTAGAACGATCTGGAATGGGGTTTACAATAATGGAGAACTTTTGTCATGACATGAAAGTAGTCTCTGAGCCATTAATTGGGACAACCGTGTACTTAAAAAAGCAGCTAGCATCAACAAAGGCTGTGTGCAGATAA
- the spoIIAA gene encoding anti-sigma F factor antagonist: protein MSLQIDLEQHGHVLLIRLDGELDHHAAKELRSKIEARLGEVQHIVLNLAKLSFMDSSGLGVILGRYKQIKANNGEMVVCAISPVIERLFEMSGMFKIIRFEENEGFALQKLGVA, encoded by the coding sequence GTGAGTTTGCAAATTGATTTAGAACAACATGGACATGTATTACTAATCCGCTTAGACGGTGAGCTTGACCATCATGCGGCAAAAGAATTAAGAAGCAAGATTGAGGCTCGATTAGGAGAAGTTCAACACATTGTATTGAACTTAGCAAAGTTATCGTTTATGGATAGCTCTGGTTTAGGCGTTATATTGGGCCGCTATAAGCAGATTAAGGCAAATAATGGTGAGATGGTGGTTTGCGCCATATCCCCTGTAATCGAAAGATTATTTGAAATGTCAGGGATGTTTAAGATTATTCGCTTTGAAGAAAATGAAGGATTTGCTTTGCAAAAGCTGGGGGTGGCATAA
- a CDS encoding D-alanyl-D-alanine carboxypeptidase family protein, with translation MKRLFVMIVAMFVFVMGNNVNGVATAAEKQNLDLAENATSAIVIERDTGEVLFEKDSDKPLPPASMTKIMTMLLIMEAIEDGELKYEDMVTVSENAASMGGSQVFLEPGEKMSVDDMLKAIAVASGNDAAVAMAEHIGGTEAEFVKKMNGKAAELGLEHTSFKNTNGLPVADHYSSAQDLAIIAKELLKHENITSYTGIYEDYLRKGTDKEFWLVNTNKLVRFYPGVDGLKTGFTQEAKYGLTATAEKDGMRVIAVVMGEPTPKNRNADITAMLDYSFSQYSTKHLYSRGDVLGEAKVTKGQDKTVQAITPEQVSILHKKGEKIDEAMTNVTLVDHLHAPIEKGDVIGQLSIEKEGETLLKTDLTAAESVESASWWELFKRTLSTFAGK, from the coding sequence ATGAAAAGATTGTTTGTAATGATTGTAGCCATGTTTGTATTCGTTATGGGTAACAACGTTAACGGAGTTGCGACCGCAGCAGAAAAACAAAACTTAGATTTAGCAGAAAATGCAACATCAGCAATTGTGATTGAAAGAGACACTGGAGAGGTTCTATTTGAAAAAGATAGTGATAAACCATTGCCTCCAGCAAGTATGACTAAGATCATGACGATGTTATTAATCATGGAAGCTATTGAAGATGGAGAACTTAAATACGAAGATATGGTGACAGTAAGCGAGAATGCAGCATCAATGGGTGGTTCGCAAGTATTTTTAGAACCAGGAGAAAAAATGAGTGTTGATGATATGCTCAAAGCAATAGCTGTTGCATCTGGAAACGACGCGGCTGTAGCAATGGCAGAGCACATTGGTGGTACAGAGGCTGAATTTGTTAAAAAAATGAATGGAAAAGCAGCTGAATTAGGGTTAGAACACACGTCTTTTAAAAATACAAATGGTTTACCAGTAGCTGATCATTATTCATCAGCTCAAGACTTAGCGATTATCGCTAAAGAACTTCTGAAACATGAAAATATCACTTCTTACACGGGTATCTACGAAGATTATTTAAGGAAAGGAACGGATAAAGAATTCTGGCTAGTAAATACAAATAAACTTGTTCGCTTTTATCCTGGTGTGGATGGCTTAAAAACTGGTTTTACACAAGAGGCTAAATATGGGTTAACAGCGACTGCAGAAAAAGATGGAATGCGCGTCATTGCAGTTGTTATGGGAGAGCCTACACCTAAAAACCGCAATGCAGATATTACAGCAATGTTAGATTATTCATTTAGCCAATACTCGACAAAGCACCTCTATTCAAGGGGGGATGTTTTGGGAGAGGCAAAAGTAACAAAAGGACAAGATAAGACGGTACAAGCAATTACTCCAGAACAAGTGTCAATTTTGCATAAAAAAGGTGAAAAAATCGATGAAGCGATGACAAACGTAACACTTGTTGATCATTTGCATGCACCGATTGAAAAAGGCGATGTTATCGGTCAATTGAGTATTGAAAAAGAGGGCGAGACACTTTTAAAAACAGATCTCACGGCGGCTGAGTCTGTTGAGAGTGCTTCGTGGTGGGAACTATTTAAACGGACATTGTCAACATTTGCTGGAAAGTAG
- a CDS encoding polysaccharide deacetylase family protein — protein sequence MKISAKNIMTVCTICVFASSCSYTYPEYSNALHRKAPAQHFSSQDFHNQTYTPESSMPKKAESNLESLDSKSIHSIYSKAETEERNIALSFNDGPDKLHTNAILDLLKEMNVKATFFVIGSKIENNETILKRIVAEGHMVGNHTFHHLDLTSLTTDEILQELDQTEKKIANTIGRKTKMVRVPYHLLNEQVVQVLHNEGYHIIGWSLDAMDGLSEYQLTAKHVVSEIKPGDIILHHDGIEQSNELLMQLPDEIKELKKRGYQFLTVPDLLKIKGLN from the coding sequence ATGAAGATTAGTGCGAAAAACATCATGACGGTTTGTACAATATGTGTGTTCGCATCAAGTTGCTCTTACACGTATCCAGAGTACAGTAATGCTTTGCATCGGAAGGCTCCAGCCCAACATTTCAGTAGTCAGGATTTTCATAACCAAACGTATACGCCTGAATCATCCATGCCAAAGAAAGCTGAAAGCAATTTAGAGAGCTTAGATTCTAAAAGCATACATTCGATTTATTCAAAAGCAGAAACAGAAGAGCGTAATATTGCTTTATCATTCAATGATGGTCCAGATAAATTACATACGAATGCAATACTTGATCTACTTAAAGAAATGAATGTGAAAGCAACCTTCTTTGTCATCGGCTCGAAAATAGAAAACAATGAAACGATACTTAAGCGGATAGTCGCTGAAGGACATATGGTCGGTAATCATACATTTCATCATCTTGATTTAACTTCTTTGACGACAGACGAAATTTTACAGGAGCTGGATCAAACGGAAAAGAAAATTGCGAATACCATTGGTAGAAAAACCAAAATGGTACGTGTTCCTTATCATTTATTGAACGAGCAGGTCGTTCAAGTTCTTCATAATGAAGGCTATCATATTATTGGTTGGAGTTTAGATGCAATGGACGGACTTTCAGAATACCAATTAACTGCGAAACATGTCGTCTCAGAAATTAAACCGGGAGACATCATATTGCATCATGATGGAATTGAACAAAGTAATGAATTATTAATGCAATTGCCAGATGAAATTAAAGAGTTGAAAAAAAGAGGCTACCAATTTCTAACAGTCCCAGATTTGCTTAAGATAAAAGGGTTAAATTAG
- a CDS encoding DUF2188 domain-containing protein, which yields MKEYSVVPNKDATTWFLKIEDVAPYEEFDKQTTAVEAGIRFAEANKPSRLIIFDETNEKQEIKTF from the coding sequence ATGAAGGAATATTCAGTAGTACCAAATAAAGATGCAACAACTTGGTTTTTGAAAATTGAGGATGTCGCTCCTTACGAAGAGTTTGACAAACAAACAACTGCAGTAGAAGCAGGAATTCGTTTCGCAGAAGCAAATAAACCAAGCAGATTAATTATTTTTGATGAAACGAATGAAAAGCAGGAAATTAAAACGTTCTAA